The Diadema setosum chromosome 1, eeDiaSeto1, whole genome shotgun sequence genome has a window encoding:
- the LOC140227387 gene encoding glycine N-methyltransferase-like encodes MVDSVYRTRSLGVAAEGIPDQYADGKAAKVWEYYIGSRNERTEVYRTWLTQLLRDKNCKKVLDVACGTGIDSVMLLEEGFEVVSVDASDKMIMHAFRERWSRRKEDAFDKWEIEIANWLTLPDDLPSQEGKYDALICLGNSFANLPDFEGNLNNQRVALKNFADFLRPGGILIIDHRNYDAILDTGRAPVHNVYYQGNCIKDIQTSTLYVNGRPSMVTLDYFINMVQAKEDVDKKGALNIRRKKLDIDPKNPIMKFRLSYYPHRLNAFTELLKEAFTSECKHQVLADFKSVNEVPHPAYYIHCVEKPY; translated from the exons ATGGTGGACAGCGTGTATCGTACTCGCTCCTTGGGTGTAGCAGCGGAGGGTATCCCTGACCAGTACGCCGACGGCAAGGCGGCGAAAGTATGGGAGTACTACATCGGCAGCCGGAATGAGAGGACAGAAGTGTACAGGACGTGGCTGACACAGCTGCTTCGCGACAAAAACTGCAAGAAAGTACTAGACGTTGCATGTGGAACTGG AATTGATTCTGTGATGCTACTGGAAGAAGGTTTCGAGGTAGTGAGCGTTGACGCCTCGGACAAGATGATCATGCATGCATTCCGTGAGAGGTGGAGCCGTCGCAAGGAGGACGCATTTGACAAGTGGG AAATTGAGATTGCCAACTGGCTCACGCTCCCCGACGACCTCCCTTCACAAGAGGGGAAGTACGATGCCCTCATCTGCCTGGGTAACTCCTTCGCCAACCTGCCAGACTTTGAGGGCAACCTCAACAACCAGCGGGTGGCCCTTAAGAACTTTGCAGACTTCCTGCGGCCGGGAGGAATCCTGATCATCGACCACAGGAACTACGATGCCATCCTCGACACTGGCCGAGCTCCTGTACACAACGTGTACTACCAG GGAAATTGCATAAAGGACATCCAGACCTCCACGCTGTACGTCAACGGACGACCTTCCATGGTCACCTTGGACTACTTCATCAACATGGTTCAGGCCAAGGAGGATGTGGACAAGAAGGGAGCCCTCAACATCCGCAGGAAAAAGCTGGACATCGATCCGAAAAATCCCATCATGAA atttcGTTTGTCCTACTACCCCCATCGCCTGAATGCCTTCACAGAACTGCTGAAGGAGGCCTTCACGAGTGAGTGCAAGCACCAGGTCTTGGCGGATTTCAAGTCAGTCAACGAAGTGCCCCACCCAGCGTATTACATACATTGTGTGGAGAAGCCATACTAG
- the LOC140227399 gene encoding uncharacterized protein, with translation MNTLSQYLLLVCSLLVLIQSYALPFDKQTDDEEPAENKQQLWDALQADTVLDDDDDVFSRMTRGDQAFSRDRRRVCVSDCSFCHSFFPTYKLGSCFHGCRRGFHDLGCKQFRF, from the coding sequence ATGAACACGCTGTCACAGTATCTCCTCCTCGTCTGCTCACTACTGGTGCTCATCCAGAGCTACGCCCTACCGTTCGACAAGCAGACCGACGACGAAGAGCCGGCAGAGAACAAGCAGCAACTGTGGGACGCCCTCCAGGCCGATACCGTGCtcgatgacgacgacgacgttTTCAGCAGGATGACCAGGGGCGACCAGGCCTTCAGTAGGGACCGACGCCGTGTCTGCGTGAGCGACTGCAGCTTCTGCCACTCGTTCTTCCCGACCTACAAGCTTGGAAGCTGCTTCCACGGATGCCGAAGAGGGTTCCACGATCTCGGCTGCAAGCAGTTCCGCTTCTAG